GCCATTTTTGGCACCCATAAATCTACATTTCAACCATGGTTTCATGTAATATTCGGGATTGAATTCACAACCCCTTTTAACACGCATTGCCAATGTTCAAACGAACTTTTAAAGGTGTTCAACGTGTAATAATTTGGACAATGATGTCAGAAGTGACCGCCGCCAGCAGAACGGCACCTCTACAACACATATGCCGCCGCATGCAAGACCCGTCTTTATGCCATTGAGCAGATGGTTTCATACCAGATCTTTCAGAAAAGGTGCCACCATTCCGCCGAAGCGGCTGCAAGTAAGGCAACAGGCGAAACCGAAGCTCCTTGCGGTTGTCGGGAACACCTCGAGTACCATGATCCACTTGATGAAGCCCGCACTCAGGATAAAGAACCGGATGAGCATGTGTGAAAAGATGTTCAACCAAATGGGAGAGCCTGCAAAAGTACACGCTCATTTCGAAAGACATGCCAAATAACTCTGCACCATTTCTCAGGTATATACATACCTCTTGGCAGGAAGGGGGCTGGAATTGCCGCCAATCCCGCCAAGATCAGGGCCGTGCACTGCGATTTCCTTCTTGACCACCGACGTGCAATATAGAGCCCCACAAGGCCTGCAGGTATTTCAGCAAAGGCGGACAGTGCGTAGTTGATGTAGGGATTACCTGGTACAGCAGTGGACGTCAGTACCAGATGGTAGTACACAAGGGCTCCCAAGGTCCTGGGTTACGTGCCGTTACTTGTTAATGTAATCTATAACCATTCCCTACTTTACTGCAGCAGGTCAAATAGTGACCTAAAACGAATGAGATCATAGGTTTCTGAAGAGGAAGGGATGTGAGTCACATCATGTGACCCAGTATTTGAAGTCGAAGTTGGACTCTACGCTCTATAGCGAAGACGTAGAGGCAATGGTAGGTGTGAGTGGTTCCATTtgaggaaagagagagagagaggaacaagGGGATgagagcaaagaaaagaaggaataATTAGGCCGTGACCTGCAGCATCTTATGTAAAGTATATAAGCAAGAATTGTATGCCAAACTTCCCTCCTCTCTTGTTTTCTGTACCATATTCCGCTGGTCATGCTGCAGCAGCTGCATGTTCTTTGCAATCGCCTTGCGCAAATCAGTGTACCTTTTTTTATCTTCCCCTAAGTAACTAATTAATTTAAGTGACGTTAATTATGGATTTCATAATTATCACTGTCATAAGTCGAGTGTCAATTGAAAGCTGAAGTGTACATACAGAAACCACGGATTAAGTATAGTGTCCAACCAGTTGCCTCTAAAGTGGTTCTTCATTCCGGGCTCCAGAGAAAACTGCGAGATTTGAAAAACATTCatcgcactcttaaaaatgaacttcaccgcatagcacgctcctagcgaaccataatctcgaatgcctcgtacgcctttttttgtgacaattgtgaacagcataagtgtcacaaaaaaggcgtacgcctcccgttttcgacaaatcaggacagataaccatatcattcgagatgatggttggctaggagcgtgctatgcggtaaagttcatttttaagagtgcgtgaTTAGCCGCTTGCGCATCTGGACAGCAGCGCTCTCAGGCGTGCCCTGAACGAACGAAGCCCTCTCCTTCAAGTTCTACTTCCACGAGGCCACCCAAGCCGTGTGCACGCTGTAGTCTTTGAGGATATACTTCAAAGGAGAGAGAGAcagtgaagagagagagagagacaaagtGAGTAATGGACAAAAACACATTTCGAAACTGAGTTCAAGCATACACACGGCAGACGTACCATAGTGAGAACAATACCAATGTGTTTCGTCGTAATCGAGGAGTTGAAAAAAAATCGAGGAAACGAAACGCAGATTCACGAGGTTTCTGTAAAGAGCGTGTGATGGAAAGTGTTACACAGCATTACGGGCAAGGCCGTGAATGAAGAAACCCAATCACGatgtctgcactcttaaaaatgaacttcaccgcatagcacgctcctagtcaaccatcatctcgaatgatatcgttatctgccctgatttgttgataacgggagccgtatgccttttctgtgacaattatgaacagcataagtgtcacgaaaaaggcgtacgcctaccgttttcaacaaatcagggcaggtaacaatatcattcgagatgatggttggctaggagcgtgctatgcggtgaagttcatttttaagagtgtgcttcgAAGAGAACTCCGTCGGTTATCGTGAGTTGGGTAtcttcgaagaaaaaaaaatgtgggctTACACTCGTGGAATGAAGGACTAATTCGGTCATGATTTGCTCCATTGCAGGCACAGGTTTCCGGTTGATCCTCAAGATGCGAACGAGAGCCCTCTCGGCTTCGTCGAGGCGACTCTTAGTCATCAGCCAACGGGGCGATTCCtgaataatgctgcagataaacAGCACGAAACAACCGATCTATCACCGTAAAATTGTCTTCTGTCTCTCCCTGTGACATGCTTTACGTCAATCGAGAACTCGAGAGTTAAAATATATGCTCGAAGAAGGGTATTGTAATGTATACTTACAACCAATAGGGCAAAAGCAAGAGCGCGAACAGCCCCGCTCCAAGCTGGAGGTAGTTCCAGCTGTCCAGGGTGTATGCCAGCACGGGCAGAATGAGCAGTGGAATGGTGTAGCCGATTCCGAAGCCGACGTTCATCATCATACGGAACTCAGGTGGCATGATTTCCATTACTGCACGCGAACGCGGTTACCGTTACAGAAATTCACAAAGCAGTAAATGAAAACACCGAATATGAAAGCGTGTGTCTCGAGGTAAACAGCATAAAACGCTTACATAGCGACACGGCCGTGGCCTGGCACCCCGCAATGCCCGTTGAGAGGAAGAAACGAGCAGCATTGAACCAGCCGATTCCGGGAGAGAATGCAGCCAAGGATCCAAAGACAAACACGATTGTAGCACAGGTGAAGAAGACTCGTCTCCGACCGAAACTGTTTTACAAGAGCGTGCATTCCATACATACATTCCATACATTACATTCCACAATTTGTTTGTGGAAATAAAatcacattacattacattacattacaagAGCGTGCATCAAGAGAGGgcggagagggagagagagagatacatgatgacgatgaaatggggatgacttccgctcactgAGGAAAAACAAGAGAGAGGAAAAGCATGCACAAAATATGCTTTTACATCAGACTGTTGGCGAATTCCATATGGACAGCAAATTTTGCCCCACGATATATGGTTGAGGGTCAAGTGCCTACTCCCAGCGGTGTCGTATGGGTTTGCGTCCCCAATGGAACACCATCTGCCTTCAGCTGGAGCAAAACGCATTTCTGGGATTGGACAGTTACCGCGCTACGTATAGGCCTCGCCGGGATTCCTCGAAACCGTGACCTGCTATTGGTCGAAGTTTTGCTCCAGAAAGGTGCAAAAGTTGTTCCATTGGAAGAACCAGGTCACGAGTGGAATGTTCCATCGGCGGAGAAGAGGTCAAACATTTGCTGGGAGGGGCAAAACTTTTTGACCTACCATATAGCGTGGGTTCGCACAGGGCAGAATGAGCAGAACCCGACGCAAGAGTGCAGGGCTGTAATGTCTCCGAGCGTTTCCGAGCTTGTGTTTTCGGTAGTGCCACAATTAGTGCTCAGCCGATAGAATATGTCACATGTTCCAGCTCAAGCTTGTCtcccacactctaaaagcatGCTGAAGGCCAACTATTTCCAGAACGATACCGTTATCGCTCCTGCTTTGTGGAAAGTGTGAGACGTACGGCTCTTTGTGCCAATAACCATAGctgcatgagtgtcacaaaaaggtgtacgtcttccgttttcaacaaacaaggggagataacgatgtcattcgggatgatggtcggttaggagcatgttatgcggtgaagttctgtttcaggAGCAGCGCAAcatttctacactcttaaaaatgaacttcaccgcatagcacgctgccggcctaccatcacctcgaatgatatcgttatctgccctgatttgtggaaaacgggaggagtacgcctttttcgtgacaattatgaacagcctaagtgtcacaaaaaaggatgtacccctcccgttttcaacaaatcagggcagataacgatatcattcgagatgatggttggctaggagcgtgttatgcggtgaagttcatttttaagagtgtagagagcGGGCATGCACACTAGAAGGGGGcgaaagcttcaccgcatagcacgctcctagtcaaccatcatcccgaatgacaaccttctcttccttgatttgatgaagacgggagggggggggggcaactatgaactgcataatgccacaaaaatggcgtacgcccccttttcATGTAGTCAAGGAAgagaacgttatcattcgggattatggttggctaagtgcgtgctatgcggtgaagtttagctttaagagtgtaggcgaaGCTCTCTGTAACTCACATCCAAAACAACACAACAGGGCGAGTTACATAGCGATATAAGTTTCTAACACTGTAGGCAGACAATATTCGACGAGTAATTTACCGATCTGAGAGATCTCCGAAGAGAAGTCCGCCAACGAGAGACCCCGCCATGACGATACTCTGCATTGCCGAACGGTGCCAATCATTCTTGCAGACCAGGTCCCACTGTGCGGAAAAATAAGTTGGAACAGTGTTCTTCAGCATGGTTTTATTCTGTCAGTCATTTTAGCCGCTACGGCAGTATGTCCCTGCGCAGTCGAGAGGGTAACGTTCGGAGAGACCACGTGATGAAGTGTCAGGCTAATCATAAGGCAGCAATAAGGAgttgttggtggtggtagtggGGGATAGATCGACACGGGTCCACAGGTGAAACTACGTGCGTCTCACCTTGACATGTTACGGTTTACTGGAGAAGGAGAGAAATCTGGGCGCGTTGAGCGCTCTTGTCCACGTGTGTGTGCATTTTTTCCCTTCGTGCTGTTCCTTCGCACTTGATCACGACGAATGTTACACCTTATTTTGGAAAGGGACCGATGAGGTCGCTCCATGAGCAATAGGGGAGAGATGGAAACTGGGGGCTGCGCGGATGGCTTGCCTACTTGCATAGCGCATTGCAGCGAGATGTATAGCGACTGAGTAAACTAACGCGCGGACCGGGATGTACCAGTTCACCACGAAGTGAAATACCTAAGTGAAAGGGACAAGCATACCAGCTCTATGATATATGATTGATGATCGAGAAATGATTTATATAGGCACTGCACTCTAACAgcggaacttcactgcataacacgaaTGGAAGTTAAGGTATATATTCGAACGGgtctctaccgaagaaacgtccgACCGCGACATAATCAGGACGTTGGTAGATATAGCGAAACAGGAACAGTGCGGACGAAGGACACCGCTGTTTCATAAAGtcgtattccttcacgaaggtcaagGGTCGCTTCTTTGAATTAGTGGTacacacacaaatgaggtcatgTTTTTGGTTTCTTTGCTGTCTCTATTCGCGTTCCTGgtccaccgcggaaagaaaGGAAGACTCCACCGGAGGGTTGGTTGCATCGCCTCGAAAGTCAACGTCGTAATCCTATGCGCATTGCggtttgttattacgacttagttccCGCTTGCTTTGTATGGCGAGACACAGTCtcggggttgcattcaccccccatttcaagcatctgaacGCCCCTCCGACtccatgctctgctctcgctgtgctctTTACACTTCCCAAAGAGAAGCTCTACAGTgccgcctgcagtcgatcacggccgtaccattcacattggcaaccattctcggcccttggtctaaccagaacGACCATTGCCAAGCTCTTGAGTgtgtcaagatttttctcctggacactggtctcctctctaccctatgatctgcctgcgtacctgtgtgctgcgtttgtttttgtgtgtgctgtgtgtgttttgcctaccgttctgatgtcttactgactccactgactatcgaccctatttatcatcgttcatcacctcatcatcaggacacatctcatcctgccccattatgccttggggtagtgggccgcgccgtacgtggcgaatttccccattcattatcattaatttatttgttgttgttgttgcgtgagCCGAGGCAGAGAGCCGCCAATTAAGTGGCATGTTTCCTCACTGATCGTCACCTCATGTATCTGCCTTTTGATCGTGTGCGCACGGCTGTGTCATTTGTGTGTGTCTTCATGTTTTTTACACTtcatctacactctaaaaacggtatAGCACGCTGTGGGCCAACCATTGGcaagaatgatagggctatcgcttctgattcgaggagagaggagggcgtacgcctttttgtggcaagtatcatatacccaaattgccacaaaaaggcgtaagcccAGCGCTTTCCTC
This genomic stretch from Ornithodoros turicata isolate Travis chromosome 9, ASM3712646v1, whole genome shotgun sequence harbors:
- the LOC135368329 gene encoding organic cation transporter protein-like codes for the protein MLDIVSVIGGFGIYHTIVIALAVTRAFPTAWTNMLTPLIAPDVDHWCARPAGFLNLSVEQWKEMAIPKLQGDSYAKCDMFSVSFVNDSWVVDKNVTVPCGRWEYNTSTHKNTIVEQWDLVCKNDWHRSAMQSIVMAGSLVGGLLFGDLSDRFGRRRVFFTCATIVFVFGSLAAFSPGIGWFNAARFFLSTGIAGCQATAVSLLMEIMPPEFRMMMNVGFGIGYTIPLLILPVLAYTLDSWNYLQLGAGLFALLLLPYWFIIQESPRWLMTKSRLDEAERALVRILRINRKPVPAMEQIMTELVLHSTSKPRESAFRFLDFFSTPRLRRNTLVLFSLWTLGALVYYHLVLTSTAVPGNPYINYALSAFAEIPAGLVGLYIARRWSRRKSQCTALILAGLAAIPAPFLPRGSPIWLNIFSHMLIRFFILSAGFIKWIMVLEVFPTTARSFGFACCLTCSRFGGMVAPFLKDLGDVTQYWVPHMFVAACCFFMAGTTLLLPETLNKPLPDTFYEADKMDRKKAPKPAKNMPV